The Desulfitobacterium chlororespirans DSM 11544 genome contains a region encoding:
- a CDS encoding TetR/AcrR family transcriptional regulator, which translates to MPKNETRDTKEVILSVALKLFSERGYDGVGIRDISKEIGIRESALYKHYSGKQDIFDSILKDIERRYQEEVATFIPPESMANTLSGESDVREELFRISVTMFQFYLKTEYGSQLRRMLTMEQYRTSEASKFFRELIIDKGLDYISGVFTNLINEGVYVDADPMVMALQFYSPLYLLLSKYDNQPEKYEEALSFLQRHMTIFNKIYLRSDKL; encoded by the coding sequence CTAAAATTGTTTTCTGAAAGAGGCTATGATGGAGTTGGTATCCGTGACATATCAAAAGAAATCGGAATACGGGAGAGCGCCCTTTACAAGCATTATAGCGGAAAGCAAGATATTTTTGACTCAATTCTCAAAGACATTGAGCGCCGTTACCAAGAGGAAGTTGCTACTTTTATTCCCCCTGAAAGCATGGCCAATACTCTCTCAGGAGAAAGTGATGTAAGAGAGGAATTATTTCGTATTAGCGTTACCATGTTTCAGTTCTATCTCAAAACAGAGTATGGTTCGCAACTGCGTAGAATGTTGACAATGGAACAGTATAGAACTTCGGAGGCAAGCAAGTTTTTTAGGGAATTGATAATAGACAAGGGCTTGGATTATATATCAGGCGTGTTTACTAATTTAATAAATGAGGGAGTTTATGTTGATGCTGACCCAATGGTAATGGCCTTGCAGTTTTATTCACCTTTGTATTTGCTGTTATCAAAATACGACAATCAGCCCGAAAAATATGAAGAAGCTTTATCTTTTTTACAAAGACATATGACGATATTCAATAAAATCTATTTAAGGAGCGATAAACTATGA
- a CDS encoding flavodoxin family protein — MNIEVRYYSKSGNTKKIANAIAKQVGVSAKSIHDPLQGKVAPVVPAPPF; from the coding sequence ATGAATATTGAAGTGCGTTATTATTCAAAATCAGGTAATACAAAGAAAATTGCAAATGCTATTGCTAAACAAGTAGGGGTATCCGCAAAGTCAATTCATGATCCGCTACAAGGCAAAGTTGCTCCTGTTGTCCCTGCCCCTCCATTCTGA
- a CDS encoding acyl-CoA dehydratase activase, with product MAKCYLGVDSGSISTKGVIIDQNNRILAEKYLWTEGNPVEAVKAVIADLKAQIDGIDCIKEADGNDDFSNDISSNGDNDNNNNNNSNHVSHVSQGIEVKAVGTTGSARRLIGALLNAQVVKNEITAHAVGTLSVYPDVRTIFEIGGQDSKIILVEDGIVVDYAMNTLCAAGTGSFLSSQAKRLGMEVEEFGEMALRSQNPTKIAARCTVFAESDMVHKAQIGHKKEDIVAGLCHAVVANYLNNVGKGKRTKAPIVFQGGVSKNVGVIKAFEEATGETIHVDPHAHLMGALGAALLAKSSGQEQDFNFSMTEMHFDTRGVECQGCPNNCEVICVYRNEELIDAWGNKCDKGAVRGSEAVGEKETPVVKGDEMVS from the coding sequence ATGGCAAAATGTTATTTAGGAGTGGACAGCGGCTCCATTTCCACTAAAGGTGTGATCATCGACCAGAACAACAGGATTCTGGCCGAGAAATATTTGTGGACGGAAGGGAATCCCGTGGAGGCCGTCAAGGCAGTAATTGCCGATCTTAAAGCTCAGATCGACGGTATTGATTGTATTAAAGAGGCTGACGGCAATGATGATTTCAGCAATGATATCAGCAGTAATGGCGATAACGACAACAATAACAACAATAACAGCAATCATGTCAGTCATGTCAGTCAGGGTATTGAAGTTAAGGCCGTGGGCACCACCGGTTCGGCCAGGCGTTTGATCGGCGCTCTTCTCAATGCCCAGGTAGTCAAAAATGAAATCACGGCCCATGCCGTGGGAACCCTGTCCGTCTACCCCGATGTCCGGACTATTTTTGAAATAGGTGGTCAGGATTCCAAGATTATTCTGGTGGAAGACGGGATTGTGGTGGATTATGCCATGAATACCTTGTGTGCCGCCGGCACAGGCTCCTTCCTGTCCTCCCAGGCCAAGCGGCTGGGGATGGAAGTGGAAGAATTCGGCGAAATGGCCCTACGTTCCCAGAACCCCACCAAAATAGCGGCCAGATGTACGGTTTTTGCCGAGTCGGATATGGTGCACAAGGCTCAGATCGGCCATAAAAAAGAGGATATCGTGGCCGGATTGTGCCATGCTGTAGTGGCCAATTACCTGAATAATGTGGGCAAAGGCAAACGCACCAAAGCCCCCATCGTCTTCCAGGGGGGCGTCAGCAAAAATGTCGGAGTGATCAAAGCCTTTGAGGAAGCAACCGGCGAAACCATCCATGTGGACCCTCATGCTCATTTGATGGGAGCCTTAGGCGCGGCCTTGCTGGCCAAAAGCTCCGGCCAGGAGCAGGATTTCAACTTCAGCATGACGGAGATGCATTTTGATACCCGGGGTGTGGAATGCCAGGGATGCCCCAATAACTGTGAAGTCATTTGTGTTTACAGGAATGAAGAGCTGATCGATGCCTGGGGCAACAAATGCGATAAAGGAGCAGTGCGGGGCAGCGAAGCAGTGGGGGAAAAGGAGACGCCCGTTGTTAAGGGCGATGAAATGGTATCGTAA
- a CDS encoding acyl-CoA dehydratase activase-related protein: MKDKITIGIPRAFLYFKYQYLWQTFFTELNCQVILSPETNKKILKDGIDSSIDESCLSAKIYMGHLAYLRGKADFILVPRIVGFGRKEEVCTKFNALYDIVKNTFKEVNLLSYNVDMANQESEFKGFMKMGRELGKNPVLVLRAYLKGKRLQKQKELLLAEKQESLILVKDKLKILIIAHDYNTYDKVVGYPVVKHLESLGIVPVYADAADKKQTALKSRLISDTLYWIFNKELIGAIDHYQKNIDGIIFISTFPCGPDSLVNELCLRKIKGVPMANIIVDELQGEAGLQTRIESFVDIIMERKKTGREAQIG, translated from the coding sequence TTGAAAGATAAAATCACCATAGGAATTCCCCGGGCTTTTCTCTACTTTAAATATCAATACCTATGGCAAACCTTTTTTACGGAATTGAATTGCCAGGTCATCTTAAGTCCGGAAACCAATAAGAAGATTTTGAAAGACGGCATTGATTCCTCCATCGACGAAAGCTGCCTTTCCGCCAAGATTTATATGGGCCATCTTGCTTACCTGAGAGGAAAAGCAGACTTTATCTTAGTACCCAGGATCGTCGGTTTCGGCAGAAAAGAAGAAGTATGCACCAAGTTCAACGCCCTCTACGATATCGTCAAAAATACCTTTAAAGAAGTAAATCTGCTCAGCTACAACGTCGATATGGCTAATCAAGAAAGTGAATTCAAAGGCTTTATGAAGATGGGCAGGGAATTGGGCAAAAACCCCGTCCTGGTATTAAGAGCCTATCTTAAAGGGAAAAGGCTGCAAAAGCAGAAAGAACTGCTGTTGGCCGAAAAGCAGGAGAGTCTTATCCTGGTCAAAGACAAGCTGAAAATACTCATTATCGCCCATGATTACAACACCTATGACAAGGTAGTGGGCTATCCGGTTGTCAAGCATCTGGAAAGCCTGGGTATTGTGCCTGTTTATGCCGATGCCGCCGACAAGAAGCAAACCGCCCTCAAGTCAAGGCTCATCTCGGACACCCTCTATTGGATTTTCAACAAAGAACTCATTGGGGCCATTGATCATTATCAGAAGAACATCGATGGAATCATCTTCATTTCCACCTTCCCCTGTGGTCCCGATTCCCTGGTCAATGAATTATGCCTGAGAAAAATAAAAGGCGTTCCTATGGCTAATATCATCGTGGATGAACTGCAGGGAGAAGCAGGCTTGCAGACCAGAATTGAAAGCTTTGTGGATATCATCATGGAAAGGAAAAAGACCGGGAGGGAAGCGCAAATTGGCTAG
- a CDS encoding type II toxin-antitoxin system RelB/DinJ family antitoxin, with the protein MAKSSSLYIRIDPKIKAEVEEIYARYGMSITDAINVFLYQSRNINGLPFDLRPSAQEARAPLSPSMKGALRKYADPALRAKEEGAWERAAEKHEGI; encoded by the coding sequence ATGGCAAAGAGTTCAAGCCTGTATATCCGCATTGACCCAAAAATTAAAGCCGAGGTAGAGGAGATTTACGCACGATATGGCATGAGCATTACCGACGCCATAAATGTTTTCCTTTACCAGTCCCGCAACATCAATGGGCTTCCTTTCGATTTGCGCCCGTCCGCACAGGAAGCGCGTGCTCCTTTATCCCCAAGCATGAAGGGTGCCTTGAGAAAATACGCCGACCCTGCCTTAAGAGCGAAAGAAGAAGGCGCGTGGGAAAGGGCGGCGGAAAAGCATGAAGGTATTTGA
- a CDS encoding PIN domain-containing protein, with protein MKVFDTNAVLRYILQDDEKMADVVEDHLKQGDSFIPTEVIAEVVYVLNGVYQVPRQEITAVISGVLMEDVSVTNAAVIIKGLETFATTTLDFVDCLMIGYQYDGNIVFTFDKKLKKMLEKLSAG; from the coding sequence ATGAAGGTATTTGATACCAACGCCGTTCTGCGTTATATTTTGCAGGATGATGAGAAAATGGCGGATGTGGTTGAGGATCATCTTAAACAGGGTGACTCCTTTATTCCTACGGAGGTAATCGCGGAAGTAGTATATGTCCTAAATGGAGTGTATCAGGTACCCCGCCAGGAAATTACGGCGGTTATTTCAGGCGTCTTGATGGAAGATGTATCAGTGACCAATGCCGCAGTGATCATAAAGGGACTCGAAACCTTTGCGACAACCACGCTCGATTTTGTAGATTGCCTTATGATTGGATATCAGTATGACGGTAATATTGTTTTTACTTTTGACAAGAAGC